A single genomic interval of Adhaeribacter pallidiroseus harbors:
- the tkt gene encoding transketolase — MANQNSTETLTQLDELSINTIRFLSADMVQKANSGHPGLPLGAAPMAYVLWSRFLRFNPKDPHWQNRDRFILSAGHGSALLYSLLHLYGYDLPMPELEKFRRIGSQTPGHPESMLTPGIEVTTGPLGQGFGNGVGVALAEAFLAAKYNRPDFDLIDHYTYGIVSDGDLMEGLTAEAASLAGHLKLGKLIFLYDDNDISLDGPTSLAFTEDVLARFEAYGWHTQRVNNGNDIEAIDQAIRAAQEETGKPSLISIKTIIGYGSPLQGTSKVHGNPLGEENLKKAKENLGWDPAKFFYVPDEVQEHLLEPSKKGASLQQDWQDLFEEYSHAYSTEGEELRLTYHGELPSGWDSNLPVFTPADSMATRQASGKALEAIKKTVPWVIGGSADLASSNEMPTKGELSFQPGSYDHSNIWFGVREHGMGAILNGMASHRGVRVYGGTFLTFSDYMRGSIRLAALTEAPVTYVFTHDSIAVGEDGPTHQPVEHVTALRTIPNLTVIRPADANETVEAWRIAMTRMKGPVALILTRQKLPTFDRSVYAAASNVEKGAYTLSDAEGTPDVILIGTGSEVQLALGAQAELKKEGIQARVVSMPSWELFDQQDQAYRDEVLPPAVRKRVSVEAGITLAWYKYVGSEGAVIGIDRYGESGAGDKVLEAFGFTVAHVCEKARALFQ, encoded by the coding sequence ATGGCCAATCAAAATTCCACCGAAACATTAACCCAGCTCGATGAGCTTAGTATAAATACCATCCGGTTTCTTTCTGCGGATATGGTTCAGAAAGCCAATTCCGGACACCCGGGCTTACCTTTAGGAGCAGCTCCCATGGCCTACGTGCTTTGGTCGCGTTTTTTAAGGTTTAACCCGAAAGACCCGCATTGGCAAAATCGGGATCGGTTTATTCTTTCGGCTGGACATGGCTCGGCTTTATTATACAGTTTATTGCATTTATACGGGTATGATTTACCTATGCCGGAATTAGAAAAATTCCGGCGAATTGGTTCGCAAACGCCTGGGCACCCGGAATCGATGCTCACTCCGGGCATTGAAGTAACCACCGGGCCTTTGGGCCAGGGATTTGGCAATGGAGTTGGAGTGGCACTGGCCGAAGCTTTTTTAGCCGCCAAATACAACCGCCCGGATTTTGATTTAATTGATCATTACACCTACGGCATTGTGAGCGATGGCGATTTAATGGAAGGCTTAACGGCCGAAGCTGCTTCTTTGGCGGGCCATTTAAAATTGGGTAAACTTATTTTTCTGTACGATGATAATGATATTTCCCTGGACGGCCCAACCAGTCTCGCTTTTACGGAAGATGTATTAGCGCGCTTTGAGGCTTATGGCTGGCATACCCAGCGGGTAAATAATGGTAATGATATTGAAGCTATTGACCAAGCCATTCGCGCGGCGCAAGAAGAAACCGGAAAGCCTTCGCTTATTTCAATTAAAACTATTATTGGCTATGGCAGTCCTTTGCAGGGTACCAGTAAAGTACATGGCAACCCGCTGGGCGAGGAAAATTTAAAAAAAGCCAAAGAAAACTTAGGCTGGGATCCGGCCAAGTTTTTTTACGTACCCGACGAAGTGCAGGAGCACTTATTGGAGCCTAGTAAAAAAGGAGCTTCCCTGCAACAAGATTGGCAAGATTTGTTTGAAGAATACAGCCACGCTTATAGCACCGAAGGAGAGGAATTACGCTTAACCTACCACGGAGAACTTCCGTCGGGTTGGGACAGCAATTTGCCCGTTTTTACCCCCGCTGATTCTATGGCTACCCGGCAAGCTTCGGGCAAAGCATTGGAAGCTATTAAGAAAACGGTGCCCTGGGTGATTGGCGGTTCTGCCGATTTAGCTAGTTCTAACGAAATGCCTACCAAAGGCGAACTTAGTTTTCAGCCGGGCAGCTACGATCATTCTAATATTTGGTTTGGGGTTCGGGAGCACGGCATGGGCGCTATTTTAAACGGCATGGCCTCGCACCGGGGCGTACGGGTATATGGCGGTACTTTTTTAACTTTTTCGGACTACATGCGCGGCTCGATTCGGTTAGCGGCCCTTACCGAAGCCCCGGTTACTTACGTCTTCACGCACGATAGTATTGCCGTAGGCGAAGATGGCCCCACCCACCAACCCGTGGAGCATGTAACAGCTCTGCGCACCATTCCGAACTTAACGGTAATCCGACCGGCAGATGCTAATGAAACCGTAGAAGCCTGGCGCATTGCCATGACCCGCATGAAAGGACCGGTGGCCCTCATACTTACCCGGCAAAAGTTACCCACCTTCGACCGGAGTGTTTATGCTGCTGCGAGCAATGTTGAAAAAGGCGCTTATACCTTAAGCGATGCCGAAGGTACGCCGGATGTTATTTTAATAGGAACTGGCTCCGAAGTACAATTAGCCCTGGGAGCCCAGGCAGAATTAAAAAAAGAAGGTATTCAGGCCCGAGTGGTAAGCATGCCTTCCTGGGAATTATTCGATCAGCAAGACCAAGCTTACCGCGA